One segment of Panicum virgatum strain AP13 chromosome 3K, P.virgatum_v5, whole genome shotgun sequence DNA contains the following:
- the LOC120699123 gene encoding protein ACTIVITY OF BC1 COMPLEX KINASE 3, chloroplastic-like: MAATAAAAVSFSLPSAPRGLGPRRRRRRAPSLLRAASTAAPPSPDLSIQLSPRASPPAPANGASTAAGPPVAASFARDRAEDLQAEARAMARAAGATVYSPELLAARYGSRPFKVALRAAEVLSKLGAFGVKVLLDERSGDSSSAKRRARAVELRTILTRLGPTFVKIGQGLSTRPDLCPAEYLEELAELQDSLPTFPDEEAFACIERELGFPLDSIYSTISPSPIAAASLGQVYKARLKYSGKLVAVKVQRPGIEDAIGLDFYLLRGLGFLINKYVDIVTSDVVALMDEFARRVFQELNYVQEGQNARRFKKLYADKQDVLVPDIFWDYTSAKVLTMEWIEGVKLNQQAAIESQGLKVLDLVNIGIQCSLRQLLEYGYFHADPHPGNILATPEGKLAFLDFGMMSETPEDARVAIIGHVVHLVNRDYEAMARDYYALDFLEPDVDVSPIVPALKNFFDDALNATVSELNFKTIVDGLGAVLYRYPFNVPAYYALILRSLTVLEGLALYADPDFKVLAASYPYFAKRLLTDPNPYLRDALIELLFKDGRFRWNRLENLLVQGRQDREFAAKDALQPVLKLLLGPDGEELRVLVVKEAVRVTEAITIGTLIDSYNSAPEFLKPLISSGNPAGPFKFSEAEREQMMELRDQLFRVWGLLRSSNNFDPSLLQPVVQVLQEPEARVLGSRVAGGVTQRLAARLLQQLLRTPPATGSS; this comes from the exons atggcggccaccgccgcggccgccgtctccttctccctcccctccgccccgcgcggcctcgggcctcgccggcgccggcgccgcgcgccttccctcctccgcgcggcctctaccgccgcgccgccgtccccggacCTCTCCATTCAGCTCTCGCCGCGCGCGTCCCCTCCCGCGCCGGCCAACGGCGCCTCGACAGCGGCCGGGCCCCCCGTGGCCGCCTCCTTCGCCCGCGACCGCGCCGAGGACCTGCAGGCCGAGGCCCGGGCCatggcccgcgccgccggggccACCGTCTACAGCcccgagctcctcgccgcccgcTACGGGTCCCGTCCCTTCAAG GTGGCGCTgagggcggcggaggtgctGTCCAAGCTGGGGGCCTTCGGGGTCAAGGTGCTGCTGGACGAGCGGAGCGGGGACTCGTCCTCGGCGAAGCGCCGAGCCAGGGCGGTGGAGCTGCGGACTATCCTCACCAGGCTCGGCCCGACGTtcgtgaagatcgggcagggGCTGTCCACGCGCCCCGACCTCTGCCCGGCAGAGTACCTCGAGGAGCTTGCCGAGTTGCAG GATTCACTTCCCACATTTCCGGATGAAGAGGCATTTGCGTGTATTGAGAGAGAGCTTGGCTTCCCACTTGATTCGATTTACTCGACAATATCACCTTCCCCCATTGCAGCTGCTAGTTTAGGTCAAGTTTACAAGGCACGGTTGAAATATTCTGGGAAGCTGGTAGCTGTCAAGGTGCAAAGACCTGGTATTGAGGATGCCATAGGGCTTGATTTTTATCTACTCAGGGGCCTTGGCtttttaataaataaatatgttGACATTGTAACCAGTGATGTTGTTGCCCTCATGGATGAATTTGCTCGAAGAGTTttccaagagctcaactatgTCCAG GAAGGCCAAAATGCAAGAAGGTTTAAGAAGTTATATGCTGATAAGCAAGATGTATTGGTGCCTGACATATTTTGGGATTACACAAGTGCAAAGGTTCTGACTATGGAGTGGATTGAGGGTGTGAAATTAAACCAGCAGGCCGCTATCGAAAGTCAAGGATTGAAGGTTCTGGATTTGGTCAACATTGGCATCCAGTGTAGCTTGAGGCAACTTCTGGAATATGGTTACTTTCATGCTGATCCCCATCCTGGTAATATATTGGCAACACCTGAGGGGAAGCTTGCTTTTCTTGATTTTGGCATGATGAGTGAAACACCAGAGGATGCAAGGGTAGCCATTATAGGACATGTTGTCCACTTGGTCAACAGGGACTATGAAGCTATGGCTCGTGATTATTATGCGCTAGATTTTTTGGAACCTGATGTCGATGTTTCCCCAATTGTGCCTGCTCTCAAGAATTTCTTTGATGATGCGCTGAACGCAACAGTGAGTGAGTTGAACTTCAAGACGATAGTTGATGGATTAGGTGCCGTTCTCTATCGCTACCCATTCAACG TACCTGCATACTATGCATTGATACTGCGATCACTCACTGTGCTGGAAGGATTAGCACTCTATGCTGACCCTGATTTTAAGGTGCTTGCTGCCTCATACCCTTACTTTGCTAAGAGGCTACTTACTGATCCCAATCCATATCTCAGAGATGCTTTAATTGAGCTTCTATTCAAGGACGGAAGATTCAG ATGGAATAGGCTTGAAAATCTCCTTGTTCAAGGGCGCCAAGATAGAGAATTCGCAGCCAAAGATGCCCTACAACCTGTTCTAAAGCTTCTCCTTGGTCCTGATGGGGAGGAATTGCGTGTGCTGGTTGTGAAAGAGGCAGTTCGTGTAACAGAAGCCATCACTATTGGAACACTGATTGATTCATACAACTCAGCTCCAGAATTTTTGAAGCCACTAATTTCCAGTGGCAATCCGGCTGGACCCTTCAAGTTTAGTGAGGCTGAACGGGAACAAATGATGGAGCTCCGAGACCAACTTTTCAGAGTATGGGGTCTTTTGAGATCCTCAAATAACTTCGATCCGAGCCTTTTGCAACCAGTCGTACAG GTGCTGCAAGAACCAGAGGCCCGTGTTCTGGGTTCCCGTGTTGCAGGGGGCGTTACACAGCGCCTTGCGGCCCGTCTGTTGCAGCAGCTTCTCAGGACCCCTCCTGCTACTGGGTCTTCTTAG